The genomic interval atcccgtaggattcagagttctaatctattacggagatgctaatctatcttctaacaggaaacctattaggctaagacacacacaaggatataataataattatccCGGAATAATCAACTGATTTTGTGGGTATGATAAATTTGCAttttatattgtacaaattatgGACATAGCTAACATTAGGCCTTAGTGGGAGAAGTTCGAATCTTGTTGATGTTAATTagagtttaaattttaatttatttttaataatttagaGAAGGAAGTGTTTTAACATAATCTCTGGGCAGATTAGTCTCTGGGCCTAGAAAAGCCTTTGAGATACCAATATAGTTTACATTTGtaaaaattttcttttagttaaACTAAGAAGTAAGAACTACTAAGAATGGAAGTTCAAtgattaaattttatttagatGTATGTATTTTGCATTTTCCATGTCTACTCTAAACGGAAGTTATGCAATTGTTCATAAACAATTTACTTTCCAGtattcttcatcatcaatttgttgttttattattttaacccAATTAGATAATTTGAAAATGATCTGATTTTGATCATTTGCAAACTTTCCTGGATTAATGAAAAGTATTAAACACAACAATCAACTAATGTTCATGAGTATTCTACAGTAAAGAAACTGATGGAGAGACTAAAGGTCAAAAACACACTTGTATATTTACCATTACATCCTCAGATTTTTTACTGATATGTTGCAATTACCAAATTGTCCTATGTCAACAAAACTTATGGCCAGAATTGAGCCAGCAGTGACATTGATACGATCGATTCAGAGCACAAGAAGGAGAGCAACACCCACCAACAAATTAACACATGTAGTAGTTATGTACAATGTGAGCTTGAGCTCTAAACTTTTGATTCTTCAATCAAGAAATCAGAAACTGAGGGATTCATAATCTTCATGGTGAGCATGGCGTGGCCAATTATAATTGCTTTTCCACCACCAGCTTCTGTGTTCGTCACCGGCATGTCAATCTTCAGCCTCACCATGGCCAGTGCCGGAATCTCAGAAATAAGAGGAAAGAACATGGAGTATTCCAAATTCAGGAAGAGTAGCAATCCATCAGAGTCtgaaaaatcaaagcaaattTACATATCTGGTAAAAGAGGCATGCAAATTGCTTATACCCCAGCATTTCTTGCTGGCCTCACATCGTTAGTGTTTCTTCCACACAACGATGATATCAGATATCTGTTGATCTCCTCAGCTCTAACCATTCATTTCCTCAAACGACTTTTGGAGGTACGATTACGTCGATATTTAATTTCCTAGTATTATGTGATCACATGGAATAATGCTacataaaatgataaaaattctaTTTGATATAATCATATAGATTAGATGTAATCCCCTTAGTTTTGCATgcaacaaattaaagaaaccAAAGAAAAATGTCCAATGATGAAAGCGAGAAGCGTTATATATGgggtttgtttttctttttgtttttcagtttgTGCCCTGGATTATTTCGTGGTCACTGGTCAGTGTCTCTGTTTCTACATTTTACACAAGTTTGAAGTTTAGCCATTCCAGTACGTACACATAACTCATTGTATCATACTATCATATATTGATCATGTACACATACAGTTATGCTAGAATTTACAAAGTTAAAATGGCAAAATCATAGAGGCGTAAGCTTATACGATCTATCATAACTAACACGTACGTACTAGGTCTTAATTTAACATGGCCCTCGATCTCCTGTTCAATTTGTAGGTTCAATTTGTACACAAGTACAGTGGAGGGATGGCCCTTGATACTGCGATTCCTATCTGTCTCAGTTACTTCATGTCAACTGCCACCATGGTCTACGCTCAGCACCTTACTATAACCCAAGGGCTACCAGAGCCACCAATTGATTTGAAGTTCCCTGGAATTCTGTTGTTTCTACTTGGGATATCTGGCAATTTCTACCATCACTACCTTCTTTCCCGAATGAGATCATCGTCCTCGTCGTCTTTAACAAACTCGGAAAGCGATGATGATAAGAAGTATCAGATTCCAAGGGGTGGATTGTTTGAGCTAGTGGTTTGCCCTCACTATCTATTTGAAATCATGGGATTTGTAGGgttctcttttatttctcaGACCTTGTATGCATTCGCCATGGCGGTCGGAACAACGTTATATTTGACTGGTAGGAGCTATGCTACTAGGAGATGGTATCAGTCTAAGTTTAAACAATTTCCTCAAAATGTCAAGGCTCTCATTCCATATCTTTTATAGatgtatgcatgcatgtttgtATCAGACTGTAAATTATCTTGCTGGGGATAGAGTTTCCGAATTAATCCTCTTTAGTCTTTACCAAGTGTTGCGAATTTAAATTAATGTGATTTCAAAAGTATATGTTCAGATTtttctcacatctaagaatcTGAATATAAcccttcaaagaaaaaaacgaatctgaaaattcttcaaatcccttttttctttgatcgttttttttttgttttttttgccCTCATCAAACAAACATTTCATTGAACATGAATCTGGACTAGAAATGGATACAAtacactaatatatatatatatatatatatattagggaCCTTGTTACGACCCGGATTTTTGCCTTCTTCCCTTGTTGAGAGTCGTACTAAGTGTAGCAACTCTAAAGGTTGACTTTTTAATGCATAAGTTTTGCGAGAAAACTTCTTCCACGAAGTTTGTATGGCTCGTTTGTAATACCCgagatttttaatctcatttAACTAACACATTAGAACTAACTAATCAATATTTGTCGAAAAAACGTAGTTTAATACGTTGATATTAAACTACATGTCGTCATGAGAGTTCTCGACGCtcgaatttttattttattaacttTACAAATGTTTTCTTgtgttttaaaatattttactcaaTTTGTTTTCACTAACTTAAGATGGTAGCCGTCGATCTTTCATCGTCAAATTTCTACCGTTGGATTAAATCCTATGAGCTAATATTTACCTTTGATTCTTGGCTTTGAGAAAACAGctcttttcaatttctttcaatCAGCCAAAAATCCGGGCCCGAACTTGTGGCCCGTTCTCTTCAACTAAAAATCCCATATTACCAcactttctcctcattttcCCCATCCTGTTTGACAGCACAGAGAGAGAAATTCATTTTCTCAACAGAGAGAACTTCTTCATGTTCTCTTTGTTCCACCAACGGACCACCACCCCTCTCAGCCTCTCTCCGGCCACGGATCCAACATGCATCACCACCATTAAACTCAGCTCTTTCTTCTCCACAAAACCATACCAACAAAACATAAGCTTGTTCTTGATTTCTCCAAATCGCCTTCTGAAGCAAATGACCAATCTCCATTGATTCCGACAATTCTTTCAACTCCGGTCACTACCAGAAAAAGGTACTTAGACGACAAACATATTTCGTTGTCTAAGAACATATTTTTGTCGTTTAAAGTTATAAGATGACGAAATCATCGTCGTCTAAGTTCTGTCAATTAGCTGTTGTCACCCAAGTACTTCGATGACAAAATTAAGTTATTCGTCACCTAAATAAAGAGTAAGATGATGAATTAACTCCTGTCGTCTACTAAATAAGGTGACAAATGTTAATACTTAAGCGACAAATCATATTCGTCGCCTTAGTTagtgaaaattataaattcctgaattatatttcaatataaatgattttccaattttattttttggttacaaaagattttctgattttgttcttttattctctattattgttttatttatattttcgttattaattaataaatatcaATATAGTGGTTAATTAGATCAATAATTAGGAGAGGACACCGCCACCGCCACCTCCACCTTCACCTCCACCGTCGCTATTATCGACTCCCACCGTCaaaatcaccaccaccaccaccacaatcaTATAACCAAACACCATTACCAActcctgtaataaccctagttttcggaacgttgatttagaaaaacgttacgtttccgatctaatatatcgacttttattccgtcgctcggttgcgaaaacttcattcaagAAAGTTGTaaggctcgtcgatacgagttcgtggatatgtgatgCGTTCTAATCAGACGTTGTACATAAAAattattaacgatagaagttagtttccgatttaaaaaggggtataaaaggaaactaatcagaagtagggtttcaattttcagaaaccctcttctctctccttcacccgcgcctccctccttctctctcaccctccccgagctctctctccctctcccaaAACTTTCGCTTCCGTGGCTCACACCACCACTCTCCAAGCCTGCGCGAGCTCGACCCCTCCCACTCCTAGACAAGACGCGACCTCCTTCGTCGCCTGGAAGCTATGCCAAGCTCCTGCATCTGTTGCGACAAACAGCCACCGATCGAGCTAGGGTTCAAGGTAGGTGCATCTCCGCCGCTCCTCAACCGCAGTACCACCTACAATCGGAGGGGAAACCAAACGCCGCACCGCTCCTCACCTTGACACTAGCACGATCGACTCCGTTGCTCTCAAGACGTCGATTAGGTGAGGACTTGATTTTAATTGGTTGTGATGATTGTTGTTGTGATTTTGGGTTTGAATAGGAGGTGAATTGAtggaggatcggaggaggaggagatttAGGGATACCGCccccttaggcggcgcgtgtgaacTCATGGTGGTGGCTAGGCACGGTGTGAtgccgtgggaaggaagagggaaggaaggagaagagatTGGGCTCGGGGGTGGCGTGATACGTGCCGTGtttggtgtcggcgcgtgggccccacgtgcTGTCACAGTGAGTGatgcgtgagcgccacgcgcagTCGCCGgcgagtggcgcgtgtaccccacgcgccaccacgtgcggcggcgcgtgaacagtgtttccgaaaatggtaatttgtaaatttattttacgtacggtaagaatgtaaatttatttttacgtacggtaaatgtaaatttaaattactttcagtaaatgtaaaaagtaattttggaagggtaattcagtaatttttatttactgagacagtacgtacatttgaatagtatttatacgtacagaaatacgtaaacaatatgtattcgtacagaaatacgtattggatgtgtatttgtacagaattacgtgaatagtaaatatgtgaatagtactcagtgaacagtaattcgtaaaaccaaaaattgctgaacagtaacagattattactgtttcgggattcaaaggtttacgaaacgtttctaaattcttttcttatcttttcaaggtgatcaataaatcaaggaaatgaattatcttcgggaattttggaattacgctcgagtcgataaagtgagtaaaatctcacatatttacgaatctacccttgcgg from Argentina anserina chromosome 2, drPotAnse1.1, whole genome shotgun sequence carries:
- the LOC126783833 gene encoding uncharacterized protein LOC126783833, yielding MAWPIIIAFPPPASVFVTGMSIFSLTMASAGISEIRGKNMEYSKFRKSSNPSESEKSKQIYISGKRGMQIAYTPAFLAGLTSLVFLPHNDDIRYLLISSALTIHFLKRLLEVQFVHKYSGGMALDTAIPICLSYFMSTATMVYAQHLTITQGLPEPPIDLKFPGILLFLLGISGNFYHHYLLSRMRSSSSSSLTNSESDDDKKYQIPRGGLFELVVCPHYLFEIMGFVGFSFISQTLYAFAMAVGTTLYLTGRSYATRRWYQSKFKQFPQNVKALIPYLL